A region of Bdellovibrionales bacterium DNA encodes the following proteins:
- a CDS encoding tryptophanase: protein MKLENQPKRQRTIIEPFKIKMVEPLPFHSRASRKKILEEAGYNLFLVAAKYVTFDFLTDSGTSAMSAAQWGAMMVADESYAGSTSFERFQHAVRDITGYQYVIPTHQGRAAERLLFGVILKPGMKIPSNNHFDTTRANIEQSGAEAVDLVIEEGKDPAKMHPFKGNIDLEKLDSFCSEHRTQIPCGMLTITNNSGGGQPVSLENIREASKIYKKYGIPFILDACRFAENSYLIKLRERGQESRSVRDIAQETFSLADGCMMSGKKDALSNIGGFIALKNDHWLASLRASLILTEGFPTYGGLAARDLEALAVGLTEVLDESYLSYRIAVSRYMAEGLNKLGIPTMQPAGGHAVYIDAKSFLSHIPQDQLPGQALVCEMFLAEGIRSCEIGSVMFGKTVDGKFQAAPMELVRLAFPRRVYTQSHFDYILEGMAELAQNKNGIRGMKITWEPPFLRHFTSRFSIVNR, encoded by the coding sequence ATGAAACTTGAAAATCAACCAAAACGCCAACGAACCATAATAGAACCATTCAAAATTAAAATGGTAGAGCCCCTTCCGTTTCACTCTCGTGCAAGCAGAAAGAAGATTCTTGAGGAAGCGGGATACAATTTATTTTTAGTTGCAGCAAAATATGTGACCTTCGATTTCCTGACCGATAGCGGAACGAGCGCCATGAGTGCCGCTCAATGGGGCGCAATGATGGTCGCTGATGAGAGCTACGCAGGTTCAACCAGCTTTGAACGATTCCAGCATGCAGTCCGTGACATTACCGGTTATCAATATGTTATCCCCACTCACCAGGGACGGGCAGCCGAGCGCCTGCTTTTTGGAGTCATTCTCAAACCAGGAATGAAGATACCGTCTAATAATCACTTTGATACCACTCGTGCCAACATCGAACAATCTGGTGCAGAAGCCGTCGATTTGGTCATTGAAGAGGGAAAAGACCCTGCAAAAATGCACCCCTTCAAAGGAAATATTGATTTAGAAAAGCTTGATTCCTTTTGTTCTGAACATCGGACCCAAATTCCGTGTGGTATGTTGACTATCACGAACAATTCGGGCGGGGGCCAACCAGTTTCTTTAGAGAATATTCGAGAAGCCTCAAAGATTTATAAGAAATATGGAATTCCATTTATTTTGGACGCTTGTCGATTCGCTGAGAATAGCTATCTGATAAAATTGCGAGAACGAGGGCAAGAATCTCGTTCTGTAAGAGACATCGCTCAAGAAACCTTTTCTCTGGCAGATGGTTGCATGATGAGCGGGAAAAAGGATGCTCTTTCAAATATCGGCGGTTTTATTGCACTGAAGAATGATCATTGGTTAGCCTCCCTGCGTGCCTCGCTTATTCTTACAGAGGGTTTTCCAACCTACGGAGGTCTTGCTGCGAGGGACCTGGAAGCTTTGGCTGTCGGTCTTACAGAGGTTCTCGATGAATCTTATCTTTCTTATCGTATCGCTGTATCACGATACATGGCTGAAGGATTAAATAAATTGGGAATTCCGACCATGCAACCAGCCGGGGGGCATGCTGTCTATATCGATGCCAAGAGTTTTCTATCACATATTCCGCAGGATCAACTACCGGGGCAAGCTTTAGTTTGTGAAATGTTCTTAGCTGAAGGAATCCGCTCTTGTGAAATCGGTTCGGTAATGTTTGGCAAAACGGTGGACGGGAAATTTCAAGCTGCACCGATGGAACTGGTGCGACTTGCATTTCCTCGCCGGGTCTACACGCAGAGCCATTTTGACTATATTCTTGAAGGCATGGCCGAACTAGCTCAGAACAAAAATGGAATTCGAGGGATGAAGATTACCTGGGAACCTCCATTTTTAAGGCATTTTACCTCGCGTTTTTCTATTGTGAACAGATAA
- a CDS encoding tyrosine phenol-lyase, which translates to MKNNNSPHDHSREQKKRAWAEPFKIKMVELLKTTTKDDRKIALEEAGYNTFLLKSDDVYIDLLTDSGTNAMSDGQWAGMILGDEAYAGSANFYNLERNVQKYYGYKYLIPTHQGRGAEHLLSRILIKPGDFVPGNMYFTTTRAHQELMGASFVDVIVDEAHDSESEIPFKGNIDLGKLESLIKRVGANRIPYVCVAATVNMAGGQPISMANMRLVRELCIKHGIKVMLDATRAIENAYFIKTKEKGFENKTIAEILLEFCSLSDGCTMSGKKDLLVNIGGFLAINDWDIFEEARNMVVLYEGLHTYGGLAGRDMEAMSRGIVEAVQYEHIQARIGQVAYVGEKLERAGIPIVRPIGGHAVFLDAKRFLPHLQQTQYPAQALAAWLYLEAGIRSMERGIVSAGRDKETGEDHCPELELVRLTFPRRVYTQSHCDVTVDAVVALYEDRKNLVGLQMIYEPKYLRFFQARFKPLE; encoded by the coding sequence ATGAAAAACAATAATTCCCCTCATGATCATTCCCGCGAACAAAAAAAGAGAGCATGGGCTGAGCCTTTCAAGATCAAAATGGTCGAACTTCTTAAAACCACAACAAAAGATGATCGCAAAATTGCTCTTGAGGAGGCCGGGTACAATACCTTTCTTTTGAAGAGTGACGATGTTTATATTGACCTTCTGACTGATAGTGGAACAAATGCTATGAGCGATGGTCAGTGGGCTGGAATGATCCTCGGGGATGAGGCCTATGCAGGAAGTGCAAACTTTTATAATTTGGAGCGCAATGTACAAAAATACTATGGCTATAAATATCTCATTCCTACCCATCAGGGACGTGGAGCCGAACATCTTTTGTCTCGCATTTTAATCAAGCCCGGCGATTTTGTTCCAGGAAACATGTATTTTACAACCACGCGAGCGCACCAGGAACTAATGGGAGCTTCGTTTGTCGATGTCATTGTGGACGAAGCTCATGATTCTGAAAGTGAAATTCCCTTTAAGGGCAACATTGATTTAGGTAAACTGGAGTCCCTGATAAAACGGGTTGGTGCCAATCGGATTCCCTATGTTTGTGTTGCCGCAACTGTAAATATGGCCGGTGGACAGCCCATCTCAATGGCTAATATGAGACTGGTTCGCGAACTTTGCATTAAGCACGGCATAAAGGTGATGCTTGATGCGACTCGCGCAATTGAGAACGCCTACTTCATCAAGACCAAAGAGAAAGGTTTTGAAAACAAAACCATTGCTGAAATACTTCTTGAATTTTGTTCTCTCTCCGATGGCTGTACGATGAGTGGCAAAAAGGACCTTTTGGTAAATATCGGTGGGTTCTTGGCGATTAATGATTGGGATATTTTTGAAGAAGCACGCAACATGGTTGTGTTGTACGAGGGACTTCATACCTATGGAGGACTGGCGGGACGAGACATGGAGGCCATGTCTCGTGGTATTGTCGAGGCCGTGCAGTATGAGCATATTCAGGCGCGAATCGGGCAGGTTGCTTACGTCGGAGAAAAGCTTGAGCGGGCTGGGATTCCAATCGTACGTCCCATCGGTGGACACGCAGTATTTTTAGATGCCAAACGGTTTCTGCCTCACCTTCAACAGACCCAATATCCGGCCCAGGCCTTAGCAGCATGGCTCTATTTAGAAGCTGGAATTCGCTCAATGGAGCGAGGGATTGTTTCAGCGGGTCGAGATAAGGAAACGGGCGAAGACCACTGCCCGGAGCTGGAACTTGTACGATTGACTTTTCCTCGTCGTGTTTATACCCAGTCTCATTGCGACGTGACGGTGGATGCAGTGGTAGCTCTTTATGAGGACCGAAAGAATTTAGTGGGCCTTCAGATGATTTATGAACCAAAGTATCTGCGATTTTTTCAAGCACGTTTTAAGCCTTTGGAATAA
- a CDS encoding discoidin domain-containing protein codes for MSHITLDDFEDITGWTMHSSGQANLKLTQSEGLNRKALKLDFDFKEARGFVTARKEFSFSTPDDYIICFDFRGNLSIEKFELKLIDQSGLNVWWYNSPHLEISDKWQNLSIRSHQIEFAWGPLGSNSDPITEIGAIELVFWADSSERGSMWIDNLRLIDKKIQNPAVVTASSSLADHRPDSSLDPSSENGWRSTTAKKPQWLEINFGEVRELGGLVIHWDSLHQTKKFEIQCLSEGANEWKTIYFAEAVSHVRSYIYLPGASCRQLRFNFLENYGSESFGLKFLEIKSHQFSRSQSSFFKNVARYEPKGTFPKYFYGEQSYWTVIGTPEENSFQALINEQGMVEIDKGSFSVEPFLLAEGSLVTWNDVEVTQTLEQSLPIPSVHWKRHDLHLQTTVYMDSTEKRSIVYIRYRVQNLGEISQNVSLFALLRPFQVTPPWQSHLKFGGISQINELIAVEGAIQVNREKIVIPLSNSECFSFSSFDQGPLSPIIRNEPPPEISQLVDSYGWASGSMKFKFDLKPNSIKEVYLAIPSDNCSSEKKTIKEISQMSGSEAFEKVVQNWKHKLSPVEITLPDSEQHFIDALRISAAHILINRDGPALQPGPRRYACSWIRDGAVMAAAALRMGFNEEAKNFIKWYAQHQNMKDGQLPFAIDHEEHFEPPEHDNLGEFIFTIAECFRITKDMEFLKSLWPSVQRAIGQTEFLLKQRLTAKYLQPETQAYYGLLPESVSHEGYLFQPVHSHWDNFWTLRGLIDAAFLASVLGDVQQEAHFSELCRSFKESLMNSLNLTIKERGIDYFPGSVELADFDPSATAIVGSLLNDNQFFTNEVFRNTFDKYLIDFDASHRRQSGKWINFTPYEMRIIGTLVKMGRREESYNLLKFFIDERAPRSWNQWPEIVWRDLKAPAHIGDLPHSWVGAEYILSFLSVFAYEKLDCQNLVLAAGIPRDWLSHGEISVRNLPTYFGKVSYTLRKSGDRLLKMSVSMDSSDSRLRIVIKPPLLAA; via the coding sequence ATGTCTCATATAACTCTAGATGATTTTGAAGATATCACCGGCTGGACCATGCACTCCTCAGGACAAGCAAACCTCAAATTAACACAAAGTGAAGGCCTCAACCGCAAAGCCTTAAAATTAGACTTCGACTTTAAGGAGGCGCGCGGATTTGTGACTGCTCGGAAGGAGTTTTCCTTTTCAACTCCCGATGACTACATCATTTGCTTTGATTTTCGCGGAAATCTTTCAATAGAAAAGTTCGAATTAAAGCTGATTGATCAATCCGGCCTAAATGTTTGGTGGTACAACTCTCCCCATCTTGAGATTTCTGATAAATGGCAAAATCTGTCGATTAGGTCCCACCAGATTGAATTTGCCTGGGGTCCCTTAGGTAGTAACAGTGATCCCATAACCGAAATTGGAGCAATTGAACTCGTTTTTTGGGCTGACTCTTCAGAGCGGGGATCAATGTGGATCGACAATCTCAGACTCATTGACAAGAAAATCCAAAATCCTGCTGTTGTCACTGCATCGAGTTCGCTTGCAGACCATCGTCCAGATTCTTCTTTGGACCCATCATCTGAAAACGGTTGGAGAAGCACGACAGCCAAAAAACCGCAATGGTTAGAGATCAATTTTGGAGAGGTGCGAGAGCTTGGTGGGTTAGTCATTCATTGGGATTCTTTGCACCAAACTAAAAAATTTGAAATACAATGCTTGAGTGAAGGGGCCAACGAGTGGAAAACGATTTATTTTGCTGAAGCTGTGTCTCATGTGCGGAGTTACATATATCTGCCGGGAGCGTCATGTCGTCAGCTGCGTTTCAATTTTTTGGAAAATTATGGATCAGAGAGTTTTGGACTTAAGTTCCTCGAGATAAAAAGTCATCAATTTTCCCGATCTCAAAGTTCTTTTTTTAAAAACGTCGCTCGTTACGAACCAAAGGGAACCTTTCCAAAATATTTCTATGGGGAACAGAGCTATTGGACCGTGATTGGGACTCCTGAAGAAAATTCCTTCCAAGCACTCATTAACGAGCAAGGAATGGTGGAGATTGATAAGGGTAGTTTTTCTGTAGAACCATTTCTGTTAGCTGAAGGAAGTTTGGTGACTTGGAACGATGTTGAAGTGACCCAAACTCTCGAACAGAGCTTGCCCATCCCCTCAGTTCATTGGAAAAGACATGACCTTCATCTTCAAACTACCGTCTATATGGATAGCACAGAAAAGAGATCGATTGTTTACATTCGCTATCGCGTTCAGAATTTGGGAGAAATAAGTCAAAATGTTTCCTTATTCGCCTTGCTGCGACCATTCCAAGTGACCCCTCCCTGGCAGAGTCATCTCAAGTTCGGTGGAATTTCACAAATTAACGAACTGATTGCAGTAGAAGGGGCTATTCAAGTAAATAGAGAGAAAATCGTGATTCCTCTCAGTAATTCTGAATGTTTTTCCTTTTCTTCTTTCGATCAGGGACCACTCAGCCCAATCATTCGCAATGAACCGCCGCCTGAAATATCACAATTGGTGGATAGTTACGGATGGGCTTCGGGCTCAATGAAATTCAAATTTGATTTGAAACCGAATTCAATTAAGGAGGTTTATTTAGCGATACCCAGTGACAATTGCTCAAGTGAGAAAAAGACAATAAAGGAAATCTCACAAATGTCTGGTTCTGAAGCCTTTGAGAAAGTTGTTCAGAACTGGAAACATAAGCTCAGCCCTGTTGAAATCACCTTGCCGGATTCGGAACAGCATTTTATTGACGCTCTTAGAATATCTGCGGCACATATACTTATCAATCGTGATGGTCCTGCCTTGCAACCTGGCCCTCGCCGTTATGCATGCAGCTGGATTCGTGACGGCGCCGTGATGGCGGCCGCTGCTCTTCGTATGGGATTCAATGAAGAAGCAAAGAATTTTATCAAATGGTACGCTCAACATCAAAACATGAAAGACGGCCAGCTCCCTTTTGCTATCGACCATGAAGAACATTTTGAACCACCCGAGCACGACAATCTGGGTGAGTTCATTTTTACCATCGCCGAGTGTTTCCGCATAACAAAAGACATGGAGTTTCTAAAATCTCTGTGGCCATCCGTTCAAAGAGCAATAGGCCAAACTGAGTTTCTGCTCAAACAGAGATTAACTGCGAAGTACTTGCAGCCTGAAACTCAGGCTTACTACGGACTGCTACCTGAATCAGTTAGTCACGAGGGGTACCTATTCCAACCCGTTCATTCCCATTGGGATAATTTTTGGACCTTGCGAGGTTTGATCGATGCCGCCTTTTTGGCCAGTGTTTTGGGAGATGTTCAACAAGAAGCTCATTTTTCCGAACTGTGCAGATCATTCAAAGAAAGCCTCATGAACTCTCTGAATTTGACGATAAAGGAAAGAGGAATTGATTATTTTCCTGGCTCAGTCGAGCTTGCCGACTTTGATCCCTCTGCCACCGCCATCGTTGGATCTCTCCTCAATGATAATCAATTTTTTACAAATGAGGTATTTCGAAATACCTTTGATAAATATCTCATTGATTTTGATGCCAGTCACAGACGACAGTCAGGAAAGTGGATTAACTTCACTCCCTACGAAATGCGCATCATAGGAACACTTGTGAAAATGGGAAGAAGAGAAGAATCCTATAACCTTCTCAAGTTTTTTATCGACGAAAGAGCCCCACGTTCCTGGAATCAATGGCCAGAAATTGTTTGGCGAGACCTTAAGGCTCCGGCTCACATCGGGGATCTGCCCCATTCATGGGTGGGGGCAGAATACATTCTTTCCTTTTTGTCCGTTTTCGCCTACGAGAAACTTGACTGTCAGAACCTCGTTCTGGCGGCTGGCATACCAAGAGATTGGTTGAGCCACGGGGAGATATCAGTCAGAAATCTTCCAACCTATTTTGGGAAAGTAAGTTATACGCTTCGAAAATCTGGGGATAGGCTTTTAAAGATGTCGGTATCTATGGATTCATCTGACTCTCGGCTCAGAATTGTTATTAAGCCCCCTCTCTTGGCCGCATGA
- a CDS encoding ABC transporter ATP-binding protein/permease, whose product MYSVARPFFVSSEGGKALGLLGLLVVLSLSINGLNIISSYLNRDMMTVLADGKSTRFLLLALQCSGIVGIITVVAVFFRFIEERFALYWRQWLTDYFLREYLGNRAYCRLNEQPDIDNPDQRITEDIRTFTATTLSFFLIILNSVVAFIGFASILWSITPWLVYGALAYATVGSAITFLIGYRLVHLNFLQLKKEADLRYNLIQIREHADSVALNRGESKELTRVQKGLAIVVDNLKRIISVNRNLSFFTTGYNYWAQLVPIIIVAPIYLDGNREFGVITQAASAFVFVLGAFSLIITEFQRLSSFVAIVSRLDSLNEAMLKKPVAHRPTIEIVDRSDSIRYENLTIFGPENEAPLILNLNLEISRGRRLVILGPNRVGKSLLVNATAGIWTAGKGRIGRPQQEQLMFLPQHPYLKRGSLRSVLTYPCVDNSIEDQRLIDVLKIVQLESFLNRVGGLDADQDWSTRVSTSESQLLSIAQLLIARPQFAFLDEAISTLVPEVRQIIYKALHESSITYISTTNDPALLPFHDQILELKRDGLWTVRSLNSSNH is encoded by the coding sequence TTGTACTCTGTAGCACGGCCATTTTTCGTCTCCTCCGAAGGCGGAAAGGCACTTGGCCTCCTTGGCTTGCTGGTTGTGTTGTCTTTGTCTATAAATGGACTAAATATTATTTCAAGTTATCTCAATCGGGACATGATGACGGTCTTAGCCGATGGAAAATCCACGAGGTTTTTGCTCTTGGCCCTTCAGTGCTCTGGAATAGTCGGAATAATTACGGTGGTGGCTGTTTTTTTTCGTTTCATTGAAGAGCGATTCGCTTTGTACTGGAGGCAGTGGCTAACAGATTATTTCTTGCGTGAGTATCTAGGCAATAGAGCTTATTGCAGGCTAAATGAACAACCTGATATCGATAATCCTGATCAGCGAATCACAGAGGACATTCGAACGTTTACTGCCACAACTTTGTCCTTTTTTCTCATAATTCTTAACTCTGTGGTCGCATTCATTGGATTTGCAAGCATCCTATGGTCGATCACGCCCTGGTTAGTCTACGGGGCCCTGGCTTACGCCACAGTTGGTTCTGCAATCACTTTTTTAATTGGATATCGCCTCGTCCATCTCAATTTTCTTCAGTTAAAAAAGGAGGCAGATTTAAGGTATAATTTGATTCAAATTCGTGAACATGCCGATTCTGTCGCTTTAAATCGTGGTGAGAGCAAAGAGCTGACGAGAGTTCAAAAAGGTTTGGCGATTGTCGTCGATAATCTCAAGCGGATTATATCAGTCAACCGAAATCTCAGCTTTTTTACTACTGGATATAACTATTGGGCTCAGCTTGTCCCAATCATCATCGTAGCGCCCATTTATTTGGATGGCAATCGAGAATTTGGAGTCATCACTCAAGCGGCGTCTGCATTTGTGTTTGTATTGGGTGCCTTTTCTTTGATTATCACTGAATTTCAGAGGCTCTCCTCTTTTGTAGCAATTGTCTCACGTTTAGATTCACTGAATGAAGCGATGTTAAAAAAACCAGTAGCTCATAGACCAACCATTGAGATTGTTGATAGAAGCGATTCGATTAGATACGAAAACCTCACAATTTTCGGACCTGAGAATGAAGCGCCGCTGATCCTCAACTTGAACTTAGAAATCTCTCGGGGAAGACGGCTGGTAATTCTCGGGCCTAACCGCGTGGGAAAGAGCTTGCTAGTTAATGCCACTGCAGGAATCTGGACAGCCGGCAAGGGTCGAATTGGAAGGCCGCAGCAAGAGCAACTCATGTTTCTACCTCAACACCCCTATTTGAAGCGGGGATCTTTGCGGTCTGTTTTAACCTATCCTTGTGTAGATAATAGTATTGAAGATCAACGTTTAATAGATGTTTTAAAAATTGTTCAGTTGGAATCTTTCTTAAACAGAGTTGGGGGGCTCGACGCTGATCAAGACTGGTCCACACGGGTTTCGACAAGCGAGTCTCAGCTTTTGTCGATTGCACAGTTGCTCATCGCTAGGCCTCAATTTGCTTTTTTAGATGAAGCAATCAGCACCCTTGTTCCAGAGGTCCGACAGATAATTTATAAGGCTCTTCATGAGTCTTCGATCACCTACATCAGCACAACCAACGATCCGGCGCTGCTTCCCTTTCACGATCAAATTCTAGAATTAAAAAGGGATGGATTATGGACGGTTCGTTCCTTAAACAGCTCTAATCACTAA
- a CDS encoding TetR/AcrR family transcriptional regulator, producing MKKADQTRAKIIKSAAFCLAHLGERETTFQAIADHCGVSQPLVVKYLKNREGIFSNVIEEMVEKAKSATVEVLSQSSSATDALTKYLFVSLENFEKDQTIPRIYLMLYYFAGIDPKFRAINSEIKRGAVDRIYNILEAGIESGEFRRSLDTYGLARIIHDGIVGILLSSITEIGAPPTKKVVKDFSEAIQALVRA from the coding sequence ATGAAAAAAGCAGATCAGACGAGAGCAAAAATAATCAAGTCAGCCGCCTTTTGTCTGGCTCACTTGGGCGAGCGGGAAACGACATTTCAGGCTATTGCCGATCATTGCGGAGTGAGCCAGCCTTTGGTTGTAAAGTATCTGAAAAATAGGGAGGGTATTTTTTCAAATGTTATTGAAGAAATGGTGGAAAAAGCCAAATCTGCAACTGTCGAAGTCCTCAGCCAGAGTTCTTCTGCAACAGACGCCCTCACCAAGTATTTATTTGTTTCTTTAGAAAATTTTGAAAAAGATCAGACAATACCTAGAATTTATTTGATGCTTTATTATTTTGCAGGAATTGATCCAAAATTCAGAGCAATAAACTCAGAAATCAAAAGAGGGGCAGTGGATAGAATATATAACATTCTTGAGGCTGGTATTGAATCTGGCGAATTTCGGCGCTCTCTTGATACCTATGGTTTAGCCCGTATTATTCATGATGGAATAGTTGGGATATTACTAAGCTCAATTACAGAAATTGGAGCGCCTCCAACTAAAAAGGTCGTCAAGGATTTCAGTGAAGCTATTCAAGCACTAGTTAGGGCTTGA